The Terriglobales bacterium region TCCGGATGCCGCCCACGAAGTACTCCGCCAGCGCGCGCTCCAACCGCGCCGCCGCCTGCGCCCGCGTCGGCGCGTAGGTGATGAGCTTGGCGAGCAGCGGGTCGTATTCCAGCGGCACCGTCCAGCCCTCGTACATGCCGCTGTCGTTGCGCACGCCCGGGCCCGACGGCAGCGTGAGCTTCTGGATCTTGCCCGGCGAGGGCAGGAAGTTCTGGTCAGGGTCCTCCGCGTAGACGCGGCACTCGATGGCGTGCCCGCGCAACTGCACGTCCTCCTGCCGGAACGGCAGCTTCTCGCCCGCGGCGACCGCCACCTGCAAGTGCACCAGGTCCAGCCCGGTGACGAACTCCGTGACCGGGTGCTCCACCTGCAGCCGCGTGTTCATCTCGAGGAAGTAGAAGTTCTTCTTGCCGTCGTCCGCCACGTCCACCAGGAACTCGACCGTGCCGGCGTTGGTGTAGCCCGCGGCGCGCCCGACCGTCACCGCCACCTCGCCCATGCGGCGCCGCATCTCGGGGTCGACGATGGGCGAGGGCGATTCCTCCACCACCTTCTGGTGGCGCCGCTGGATGGAGCACTCGCGCTCCCCCAGGTAGACCAGGTTGCCGTGCTCGTCGCCGAGGATCTGGATCTCGATGTGCCGCGGGTCCACGATCAGCTTCTCGATGTAGACCTCGGGGTCCTTGAAGGCGCGCTCCGCCTCGCTCTGCGCCGCGGCGTAGGCGGAGGCCATCTCCTTCTCGTTCGCGACCGCGCGCATCCCCTTGCCGCCGCCGCCCGCCGCCGCCTTGATCATCACCGGGTACCCCACCTCCCCGGCCACGCGCTTGGCCTCCTCCAGCGATTCCAGGCCCTTGGCGGAGCCCGGGACGAAAGGCACGCCCGCGGCGAGCATCGCCTGCCGCCCGCGCGTCTTCGACCCCATCAGCTGCATCGCCTCCGGCGACGGCCCGATGAACTTGATCTTGGCGTCGCGGCAGGCGCGCGCCAGCGCCGGATTCTCGGAGAGGAAGCCGTACCCGGGGTGGATGGCGTCCGCCCCGGCTTTCTTCGCCGTCGCGATGATGCGCTCGATGTTGAGGTACGACTCGGTCGCGGCCGCCGCGCCGATGGAGTAGGCCTCGGTCGCGCGCCGCACGTGCAGCGCTCCGCGGTCGACGTCGGAGTACACGGCGACCGACGCGATGCCCAGCTCGCGGCACGCGCGGATCACGCGCACCGCGATCTCCCCGCGGTTGGCGATCAGGATCTTCCGGAATGGCGGCTTCGCGTCCATGGAACCTTCGATTGTAAATCGTCGCAGTTTCGGTGGCGGCCTTCGGTGGAAACAGCGGGCCTTCGGTGGAAGAGCGGGCCTTCAGGCCCGCGTGCCGGCGCCAAAGAACGGGCCTTTAGGCCCGGGGCTCTAAGGCGGACGCGGCGCGAAGGCCCCCCACAAACACCAACGGCCGTTCGCCTAGGCGAACGGCCGTCAGGTTCTGAGGAGGATGGGGCCCGAAAGCTACTACTTGTTCTCTTCCAGCACGATGCCGCCCTGGCCCTGCGCGGCCTTTTCGGCCTTCATGCGCTTGGTGTCCATGGTCTTCTTCACCCACTCGTCGGCGGTCTGCAGGTCCGCCTGCTGGGCCGCGGGGTCGTCGCACTGGATGTCGGCGCGCTCGCGGTACATCAGGTTGAGGTAGGCCATGGCGTCGTCGTAGTCCGGCCGGTACTGCAGCGCCTTCTGCAGCATGTCGATGCCTTCCTGCACGGCTTCCTGGTTCTCGCTGCGCAGTGTCTCGCAGGCCTTCTTCTCGTCCGGCTTCTTGACGTTCAGCGGCTCGGTCGGCTTCAGGCCGAGCTTGGCGCGCTCCGCCATGCGCGGCGCGTACGCCTTGGTCCAGTCGATCACGCCGATGGAGTAGTAGGTCTCGGGGTCCTGCGGATCGACCTCGAGCACCTTCTTGTGCCACTCGCGCGCCTGGTCCAGCTTCTTGGTGTTGAAGTAGAGCGAGGCGATGCCCTTCATGCTGTTGACCTTCGCCTCGGTGGTGGGATTCTGCTCCAGCACCTTCTGGAACTCGTCGATGGCCTGCTGCGCCATCTGCACGTTCTCCGGCGAATCGACGTTGGGGATCACCTGGTTGGCGTAGGCGGTGGCGAGGTAGAGGCGCGCGTTGACCAGCTTGGGATCGAGCTCCACGGCGTTCTTGAAGTGCTCGATCGCGGTCTCGTACTTGGCGGCCTTGTACGCCTGGACGCCCTTGTTGAGCTGGTCTCGAGCGCGCAGCTTGTTGCAGCCCACCCCGGTGGTGAGCAGCGCGAGCACGGCCAGCGCCAGGGCCAGCTTTGCGGTTCTTGTCATCGTCTCTGTCTTCCTTCTCTGCCTGCTTCGAATCTTTGCTGCCTGCCGCTTGACGCGGCGAAGCAGGATGACCGCCCGGCGGCCACCCTGCTGCGCGCGTAAAGCTCTGCGGCCGCTGTTACGTACCCGCCTCGACCTTGGCGGTGATGAGCCCCACCTTGTCGACCCCCGCGCTGTGCGCGATGTCGATGACCTGTGCCACCTGGTCGAACTGCACGTCGGGGTCGCCCTTCACGAACATCACCTTCTCCGCGCGCGTCTTGTAGATCTCTTCTAGGCGCGTCTGGAGCGTGTCCCACGTCACGTCGTCCTGGTTGATCTTGAGCGCGGGGCGGTTGCCGCCTCCGGCCGAGATCACCTGCACCACGACGGTACGGTCCTGGGGCTCCGGTTGTTTCTGCTGGTCGGGCGGCGGCGGCTGGGGTACCAGCGCGTCGAGGCCCTTCGGCGTCAGCGGCGTGATGACCATGAAGATGATCAGCAGCACCAGCAGCACGTCGATCAGCGGGGTGACGTTGATGTCGGCGGACTGTCCGCCTTTTGCTCCGGCTGTCATTGACATATGAGTGTCCCTACTTTCCCGGGCCCGCGCCGCCCGCCGGGGCCGCGCCGCTCGGCGGGATCATCGACCCGCTCTTGCGCTGCTCGGTGAGCAGCCCGAGCTGGTCCACGCCCGCCGACCGCACGTTGTCCACCACGTCGACCACCACGCCGTACTTCGCGCGCGCGTCGCTCTTGATGTACACCCGCTTGTCGGCCTTGTTCGCCAGCCGGTCTTTCACCTTCTGCGCCAGCTGGTCCGCCGGCACCTGGTCGCTGCCAAAGTAGACCTTGCCCTCGCGCGTGATCGCGATGAGCAGCGAATCTTCCTTGTCGGCGTCTTCCATCGGGCGCGGCGCGTTCGTCTTCGCCAGGTCCACGCTCACGCCCTTCTGCAGCATGGGCGTGATGACCATGAAGATGATCAGCAG contains the following coding sequences:
- a CDS encoding biopolymer transporter ExbD, translated to MTAGAKGGQSADINVTPLIDVLLVLLIIFMVITPLTPKGLDALVPQPPPPDQQKQPEPQDRTVVVQVISAGGGNRPALKINQDDVTWDTLQTRLEEIYKTRAEKVMFVKGDPDVQFDQVAQVIDIAHSAGVDKVGLITAKVEAGT
- a CDS encoding biopolymer transporter ExbD, which gives rise to MALAKRDEGSKVNSDINVTPMVDVMLVLLIIFMVITPMLQKGVSVDLAKTNAPRPMEDADKEDSLLIAITREGKVYFGSDQVPADQLAQKVKDRLANKADKRVYIKSDARAKYGVVVDVVDNVRSAGVDQLGLLTEQRKSGSMIPPSGAAPAGGAGPGK
- a CDS encoding tetratricopeptide repeat protein, producing the protein MTRTAKLALALAVLALLTTGVGCNKLRARDQLNKGVQAYKAAKYETAIEHFKNAVELDPKLVNARLYLATAYANQVIPNVDSPENVQMAQQAIDEFQKVLEQNPTTEAKVNSMKGIASLYFNTKKLDQAREWHKKVLEVDPQDPETYYSIGVIDWTKAYAPRMAERAKLGLKPTEPLNVKKPDEKKACETLRSENQEAVQEGIDMLQKALQYRPDYDDAMAYLNLMYRERADIQCDDPAAQQADLQTADEWVKKTMDTKRMKAEKAAQGQGGIVLEENK
- the accC gene encoding acetyl-CoA carboxylase biotin carboxylase subunit, translated to MDAKPPFRKILIANRGEIAVRVIRACRELGIASVAVYSDVDRGALHVRRATEAYSIGAAAATESYLNIERIIATAKKAGADAIHPGYGFLSENPALARACRDAKIKFIGPSPEAMQLMGSKTRGRQAMLAAGVPFVPGSAKGLESLEEAKRVAGEVGYPVMIKAAAGGGGKGMRAVANEKEMASAYAAAQSEAERAFKDPEVYIEKLIVDPRHIEIQILGDEHGNLVYLGERECSIQRRHQKVVEESPSPIVDPEMRRRMGEVAVTVGRAAGYTNAGTVEFLVDVADDGKKNFYFLEMNTRLQVEHPVTEFVTGLDLVHLQVAVAAGEKLPFRQEDVQLRGHAIECRVYAEDPDQNFLPSPGKIQKLTLPSGPGVRNDSGMYEGWTVPLEYDPLLAKLITYAPTRAQAAARLERALAEYFVGGIRTNLSLFREILRHPDFIAGKLSTGFLDRMLAERKPAARPPAAHAEGEHATVAAIAAALFKMMAPSANGAGPSHPGGEDSAWKKTARVAALREK